Proteins encoded by one window of Shewanella avicenniae:
- the gspF gene encoding type II secretion system inner membrane protein GspF has product MAAFDYKALNSAGKQVKGVIEADTPRHARSQLREQRLIPLDIKQVTEKEKKAASANFFTRRRRISVAELALITRQLATLIASGLPVEEALKAVGQQCEKDRLASMVMAVRSRVVEGYSLADSMAEFPHVFDDLYRAMVASGEKSGHLEVVLNRLADYTERRQQLKSKLMQAMIYPTVLTLVAIGVVSVLLTAVVPKVVSQFQHMGQELPGTTLALISVSEFLQNYGLFVVAAIVLFAVVFQRLLARPEFLMKYHTFLLKVPVVGRVSRGLNTARFARTLSILSASSVPLLEGMRIASEVMLNVKVRDAVAEATARVREGTSLGAALTNTKLFPPMMLYMIASGEKSGELEQMLERAADNQDREFESHVNLALGVFEPALVVSMAVVVLFIVMAILQPILALNNMVSG; this is encoded by the coding sequence ATGGCAGCATTTGACTATAAAGCCCTCAACAGTGCGGGCAAACAGGTCAAAGGGGTCATCGAAGCTGATACTCCACGGCATGCGCGTAGCCAGTTGCGCGAGCAACGGCTGATCCCGCTCGACATCAAACAAGTGACCGAGAAAGAGAAAAAAGCCGCATCGGCCAATTTCTTCACTCGCCGTCGCCGTATCTCGGTCGCCGAGTTAGCGCTGATCACTCGTCAGTTGGCGACCTTGATTGCCTCAGGTTTGCCGGTTGAAGAAGCGTTAAAAGCGGTTGGCCAGCAGTGCGAAAAAGATCGGCTGGCTTCTATGGTGATGGCGGTACGTTCACGGGTTGTTGAAGGTTACTCATTGGCTGACTCGATGGCCGAATTTCCGCATGTGTTTGATGATTTATACCGCGCCATGGTGGCGTCGGGAGAAAAATCAGGTCACTTGGAAGTGGTGCTCAATCGTCTCGCCGATTACACCGAGCGGCGCCAACAGCTGAAAAGTAAATTGATGCAGGCAATGATCTACCCAACGGTGCTGACCTTGGTTGCCATCGGGGTTGTATCTGTGTTGCTCACCGCGGTGGTGCCAAAAGTGGTCAGTCAGTTCCAACATATGGGACAGGAGCTGCCGGGCACAACACTGGCGCTGATTAGTGTTTCTGAATTTCTACAAAACTACGGCCTATTTGTGGTGGCGGCCATCGTGCTCTTTGCGGTGGTGTTTCAACGGCTGCTGGCGCGGCCAGAATTCCTGATGAAATATCATACCTTCCTGCTGAAAGTGCCTGTGGTTGGTCGCGTGAGTCGTGGTCTTAACACAGCGCGGTTTGCCCGTACCTTGAGTATTCTTTCGGCCAGCTCGGTGCCATTGCTTGAAGGGATGCGAATCGCCAGTGAAGTGATGCTGAATGTTAAAGTGCGTGACGCGGTGGCCGAAGCAACGGCTCGCGTGCGTGAAGGAACCAGTCTTGGGGCGGCGCTGACCAACACCAAGCTGTTTCCACCTATGATGCTGTATATGATCGCCTCTGGCGAAAAGAGTGGTGAGTTGGAGCAGATGCTAGAGCGAGCAGCTGATAACCAAGACCGCGAATTTGAATCTCACGTGAATTTAGCGCTCGGGGTATTTGAGCCAGCATTGGTGGTCAGTATGGCGGTGGTTGTACTGTTTATCGTGATGGCAATTTTGCAGCCTATTCTGGCGCTCAACAATATGGTCAGTGGCTAA
- the gspC gene encoding type II secretion system protein GspC yields the protein MDLLDKAIAQASRVPARQASNLVFWLLLILALYLAAQVTWKAIPASPTATQWQPSPVSVTQGSVIDIATIKNLGLFGKADAAATQRANQAPVLITDAPKTSLSILLTGVVASTAEQRGVAVIQSAGSQETYGLGDKIKGTSASLKEVYADRIIITNNGRYETLMLDGLEFTAGEDANSHLAQAKADVRATPEDAAVLRDEVLANPDKLSDYIAVSPVQQDGELVGYRLNPGKNAAAFSTAGFKANDLAKSINGYDLTDASQALEVMGQLAELTEISVMVEREGQLTEISLSLPQ from the coding sequence ATGGACTTACTCGATAAAGCGATTGCACAAGCCAGCAGAGTTCCAGCGCGGCAAGCCAGTAATCTGGTGTTTTGGCTGTTGTTGATTCTCGCCTTATATCTGGCAGCCCAAGTGACCTGGAAAGCCATTCCTGCGTCGCCTACCGCAACTCAGTGGCAACCCTCACCTGTGAGTGTGACTCAAGGCAGTGTGATAGATATTGCTACGATCAAGAATCTTGGCTTGTTTGGTAAAGCGGATGCTGCTGCAACGCAACGTGCCAATCAAGCGCCGGTGTTAATCACCGATGCACCTAAAACTTCACTGTCTATTCTGTTAACCGGTGTTGTCGCGTCTACCGCTGAACAGCGCGGTGTGGCGGTGATCCAATCTGCTGGTTCGCAAGAAACCTACGGCTTGGGTGACAAAATTAAAGGCACATCAGCATCGCTGAAAGAGGTCTATGCCGACCGCATCATCATCACCAACAACGGGCGTTACGAAACCCTGATGTTGGATGGTTTGGAATTTACCGCAGGTGAAGACGCCAATAGCCATCTGGCGCAAGCTAAGGCGGATGTGAGGGCGACACCAGAAGACGCTGCCGTCTTGCGTGATGAAGTGTTGGCCAATCCAGATAAGTTAAGTGACTACATTGCGGTATCACCTGTGCAGCAAGATGGCGAACTGGTGGGCTACCGACTCAATCCCGGCAAAAATGCGGCCGCATTTAGTACCGCCGGTTTCAAAGCCAATGATCTTGCCAAATCTATCAACGGTTACGATCTGACCGATGCATCTCAGGCATTAGAGGTTATGGGGCAATTAGCAGAGCTGACAGAGATTTCTGTCATGGTTGAACGTGAAGGTCAGCTCACTGAAATTTCACTCAGTTTGCCACAGTGA
- the hslO gene encoding Hsp33 family molecular chaperone HslO → MTKDSLYRYLFDNVDVRGELVQLEQCYQQIVTAHQYPLRLQLLLGELLAATSLLTATLKFNGDISVQLQSQGPVSLAVINGNNQQQLRGVARWNQEIADDASLSDMFPNGYMVITLTPVKGDRYQGVVALDKDSIAACLESYFAQSEQLPTGIWLFADGKQAAGMLLQVLPGEATETGEFDHLQQLTATITADELFGLPAEQVLHRLYHQEQVRLFDPIAVSFKCTCSRERSAAAIITLPKAEVDDIIAERGAVEMGCEFCNNLYSFDAVDIDALFKDAGSAPTRQQ, encoded by the coding sequence ATGACTAAAGATTCGCTTTATCGCTATCTGTTCGACAATGTCGATGTACGCGGTGAATTAGTACAACTTGAACAATGTTATCAACAGATCGTCACGGCGCACCAATATCCGCTGCGCTTGCAACTGCTGCTGGGTGAACTGTTGGCCGCCACCTCACTGTTAACCGCGACGTTGAAATTTAACGGTGATATCAGCGTACAACTGCAAAGCCAGGGGCCAGTATCGTTGGCGGTAATTAACGGTAACAATCAGCAGCAATTGCGCGGTGTTGCCCGTTGGAACCAAGAGATTGCCGACGATGCGTCGCTGAGCGACATGTTTCCGAACGGCTACATGGTCATTACCCTCACTCCAGTGAAGGGCGATCGCTATCAAGGTGTAGTGGCGCTGGACAAAGACTCTATCGCCGCCTGTTTAGAAAGCTATTTTGCGCAATCAGAGCAGTTGCCAACCGGCATTTGGCTGTTCGCCGATGGCAAACAAGCAGCTGGAATGTTGCTACAAGTACTGCCGGGCGAAGCCACTGAAACCGGTGAATTTGACCACCTGCAACAGTTAACGGCCACCATTACCGCCGATGAATTGTTCGGTCTGCCCGCTGAGCAAGTGCTGCACCGTTTGTATCATCAAGAGCAAGTGCGCTTGTTTGACCCGATTGCGGTGAGTTTTAAATGTACCTGTTCTCGCGAGCGCAGTGCCGCCGCCATCATCACCCTGCCAAAAGCAGAAGTGGATGACATTATTGCCGAACGAGGCGCAGTGGAAATGGGCTGTGAGTTCTGTAATAACCTTTACAGCTTTGATGCCGTGGATATTGACGCCTTGTTTAAAGACGCAGGCAGTGCACCTACACGGCAGCAATAA
- the gspG gene encoding type II secretion system major pseudopilin GspG — protein MQRNNRQQGFTLLEIMVVIVILGMLAALVVPNIMGNKEKADQQKAVSDIVSLENQLDMYKLDNSKYPTTEQGLDALVQKPTSSPEPRNYRDGGYIKRLPQDPWGNEYLMLSPGEHGKIDVFTAGPDGQAGTEDDIGNWNLQNFQ, from the coding sequence ATGCAACGCAATAACAGACAACAAGGTTTTACCCTGCTGGAAATCATGGTGGTGATCGTGATTTTGGGTATGTTGGCCGCACTGGTCGTGCCTAACATTATGGGTAACAAAGAGAAAGCCGATCAACAAAAAGCGGTTTCCGATATCGTGTCGCTGGAAAACCAGCTCGACATGTACAAGTTGGACAACAGCAAATACCCAACCACAGAACAAGGGTTGGATGCATTAGTGCAAAAGCCGACCTCTTCACCTGAGCCACGTAACTACCGTGATGGCGGTTACATCAAGCGTTTACCACAAGATCCGTGGGGCAATGAGTACCTGATGTTAAGCCCTGGTGAGCACGGCAAGATTGACGTCTTCACTGCTGGCCCAGATGGCCAAGCAGGCACCGAAGATGACATTGGCAACTGGAACCTGCAGAACTTCCAGTAA
- the rpoH gene encoding RNA polymerase sigma factor RpoH, translating into MTEQTQSMALMVPQGSHSLEAYIHSVNNIKMLEAEEEYALAKRLQETGDLQAAKQLIMSHLRFVVHIARGYSGYGLPQADLIQEGNIGLMKAVKRFDPNVGVRLVSFAVHWIKAEIHEYVLKNWRIVKVATTKAQRKLFFNLRKAKQRLGWFSDEEVSMVAENLGVSKEDVTEMESRMAAQDAAFDMSSDSDDDGDFAPALYLEDHSSDVAAQVEHDNWEANAQSRLLSAIKTLDERSQHILRARWLDEDNKITLQELADTYQVSAERIRQLEKNAMNKLKACMEA; encoded by the coding sequence ATGACTGAACAAACGCAATCAATGGCTTTGATGGTTCCTCAGGGAAGCCATAGCCTCGAGGCCTATATTCATTCGGTAAACAACATCAAAATGTTGGAAGCCGAAGAAGAATATGCGCTGGCTAAGCGTTTGCAGGAAACAGGTGACCTGCAGGCAGCTAAGCAGCTCATTATGTCGCACCTTCGTTTTGTCGTGCACATTGCGCGTGGTTATTCAGGTTATGGATTGCCACAGGCCGACTTAATTCAAGAAGGCAATATCGGTTTGATGAAAGCGGTAAAACGCTTCGATCCAAATGTCGGCGTACGTTTGGTGTCTTTTGCGGTACATTGGATTAAAGCTGAAATTCACGAATACGTGTTGAAAAACTGGCGTATCGTGAAAGTGGCAACCACCAAAGCACAACGCAAACTGTTCTTTAATCTGCGTAAAGCAAAGCAGCGTCTTGGTTGGTTTAGCGACGAAGAAGTCTCCATGGTGGCTGAAAATCTTGGGGTATCCAAAGAGGATGTCACTGAGATGGAATCACGCATGGCCGCACAAGATGCCGCGTTTGATATGTCTAGCGACAGTGACGATGATGGCGACTTTGCACCGGCATTGTATCTTGAGGACCACTCGTCAGATGTTGCTGCACAAGTTGAACATGACAACTGGGAAGCCAACGCGCAATCCCGATTGTTATCAGCTATTAAAACCTTGGATGAACGCAGCCAACATATTCTGCGTGCGCGTTGGTTAGATGAAGATAACAAAATCACCCTGCAAGAGCTGGCCGATACCTATCAAGTATCTGCAGAGCGTATTCGTCAGTTAGAAAAGAACGCGATGAATAAACTCAAAGCCTGCATGGAAGCATAA
- the hslR gene encoding ribosome-associated heat shock protein Hsp15, with protein MVNQAHQSEEAVRLDKWLWAARFYKTRALAKEMVNAGKVHYNGQRAKCSKTAEVGARIKLRQGYDEKEIVIKKISGIRQSATVAQSLYEETPESINKREANAEARRLNILQNPSPDGKPDKKQRRQLLRIKDY; from the coding sequence ATGGTGAACCAAGCTCACCAAAGCGAAGAAGCGGTCCGTCTCGACAAATGGCTTTGGGCTGCTCGCTTTTATAAAACCCGAGCACTCGCGAAAGAGATGGTCAACGCTGGCAAGGTGCACTACAACGGTCAACGTGCTAAGTGCAGTAAAACAGCTGAAGTCGGCGCGCGCATTAAATTACGTCAGGGATATGACGAAAAAGAGATAGTGATCAAAAAAATTTCCGGTATTCGCCAAAGTGCCACGGTCGCTCAGTCGCTTTATGAGGAAACGCCCGAGAGCATTAACAAGCGCGAAGCCAATGCAGAGGCGCGACGCCTGAACATACTGCAAAACCCATCACCCGATGGAAAACCAGATAAGAAGCAGCGGCGTCAGTTGCTGCGAATTAAAGATTATTGA
- the gspD gene encoding type II secretion system secretin GspD: MNNKRIRSKLIAGLVASAAMLVQQPLWAEQYAANFKGTEIQEFINIVGKNLNKTIIVDPTIRGKINVRSYDMLNDEQYYQFFLNVLQVYGYAVVEMDNNVIKVVKDKDAKVANIRVADDSTPGLGDEMVTRIVALYNTEAKQLAPLLRQLNDNAGGGNVVNYDPSNVLMITGRAAVVNKLVEIVKQVDKQGDVDVTVVKLNYASAGEIVRIVDNLYRNSANQQQLPGQAPKVVADERTNSVVVSGDPRSRERAVELINRLDAEQASSGNTKVRYLKYAKAKDLVEVLTGFAKQLEDKANGTATAGAAGGSTAKRRNEITVMAHEETNSLVLNAEPDQMRTLEDVINQLDIRRAQVLVEAIIVEVAEGDSIGLGVQMGSLSGAMTQFNNVGSTIGEIGAGVWSARSEDGNSVTTIDSNGNPVTTTNPTIDGDVTNLASALGNVSGAALGVVSGDFAALLQAVATDTNSNVLATPSITTLDNQEASFIVGDEVPVLTGSQNSQNGNSNPFQTVERKEVGVKLKVVPQINEGNAVKLNIEQEVSNVNGNTSVDVTFATRRLTTTVMADSGQIVVLGGLINEEVQESVQKVPLLGDIPVIGQLFRSSNSRKTKRNLMIFIRPTIVRDGVTMEGIAGRKYNYFRALQLQQAERGVNLMPDTNVPVLDEMDPNNFSPEVNEILERYKRGEGVGTNKQEGND; this comes from the coding sequence ATGAACAACAAGCGCATTCGTTCCAAGCTGATAGCCGGTCTCGTGGCCTCGGCAGCAATGCTGGTCCAACAACCGCTTTGGGCTGAACAGTACGCCGCCAATTTTAAAGGCACAGAGATTCAGGAATTTATCAATATTGTTGGTAAAAACCTGAACAAGACCATCATCGTTGATCCAACCATTCGCGGCAAAATCAATGTGCGCAGCTATGACATGTTGAACGATGAGCAGTATTACCAGTTTTTCTTAAACGTACTGCAGGTCTATGGCTATGCCGTTGTTGAAATGGATAACAACGTCATCAAAGTGGTGAAAGATAAAGACGCCAAAGTAGCCAACATTCGCGTGGCTGATGACAGCACCCCAGGCCTTGGTGATGAAATGGTGACTCGTATTGTTGCCTTGTATAACACCGAAGCTAAGCAGCTCGCGCCGTTACTGCGTCAGTTGAACGATAACGCCGGTGGCGGCAACGTTGTTAACTACGATCCATCAAACGTGCTGATGATTACTGGCCGCGCAGCCGTAGTGAACAAACTGGTTGAGATCGTCAAGCAAGTCGATAAACAAGGCGATGTCGATGTCACCGTTGTGAAGCTGAACTATGCCTCAGCCGGTGAGATTGTGCGTATTGTTGATAACCTATACCGCAATAGCGCCAACCAACAACAGCTGCCGGGCCAAGCGCCAAAAGTGGTCGCCGATGAGCGTACTAACTCGGTCGTTGTCAGTGGTGACCCTCGTAGCCGTGAACGCGCTGTTGAGTTAATTAACCGTTTGGATGCCGAGCAAGCCAGCAGCGGCAACACCAAAGTGCGTTACCTGAAATACGCTAAAGCAAAAGATTTGGTTGAAGTATTAACCGGCTTTGCTAAGCAGTTAGAAGATAAAGCCAATGGCACGGCAACCGCCGGTGCTGCGGGTGGTTCAACGGCGAAACGTCGCAATGAAATCACCGTCATGGCCCATGAAGAAACCAACTCCTTGGTGTTGAATGCTGAGCCTGATCAGATGCGCACTCTGGAAGATGTGATTAACCAGCTGGATATTCGTCGCGCACAGGTCTTGGTGGAAGCCATCATCGTTGAAGTGGCCGAGGGTGACAGCATAGGTTTAGGCGTACAGATGGGCTCACTGTCTGGCGCGATGACACAGTTTAATAACGTGGGCTCAACCATCGGTGAAATTGGCGCCGGTGTGTGGAGTGCGCGTAGCGAAGATGGTAACTCGGTGACAACCATTGATAGCAATGGTAACCCAGTGACAACCACCAACCCGACAATTGATGGCGACGTGACTAACCTTGCTTCAGCATTAGGCAATGTCAGTGGTGCTGCTTTAGGCGTTGTGTCTGGTGACTTTGCCGCACTGCTGCAAGCGGTGGCAACCGATACCAACTCCAACGTATTGGCAACCCCTTCGATTACCACGCTGGATAACCAAGAAGCCTCATTTATTGTCGGTGACGAAGTGCCGGTTTTGACCGGTTCGCAAAACTCGCAAAACGGCAACAGCAACCCATTCCAAACCGTTGAACGCAAAGAAGTGGGTGTGAAGCTAAAAGTGGTACCACAGATCAACGAAGGTAACGCTGTTAAGCTGAACATCGAACAAGAAGTGTCGAACGTCAACGGCAACACCAGTGTTGACGTGACCTTTGCCACTCGCCGTTTGACCACCACTGTGATGGCTGACTCTGGCCAAATTGTGGTACTGGGCGGGTTGATCAACGAAGAAGTGCAAGAAAGCGTACAGAAGGTGCCATTGCTGGGCGATATTCCGGTGATTGGGCAACTGTTCCGCTCATCGAACAGCCGCAAGACCAAACGTAACCTGATGATTTTCATCCGCCCGACCATCGTGCGTGATGGGGTCACTATGGAAGGTATTGCCGGCCGTAAATACAACTACTTCCGCGCCTTGCAGCTGCAACAAGCTGAGCGTGGCGTGAATCTGATGCCTGATACCAATGTCCCTGTGCTGGACGAAATGGACCCTAACAACTTCTCGCCAGAAGTGAATGAAATTCTGGAACGCTATAAGCGTGGCGAAGGGGTAGGCACTAACAAGCAAGAAGGCAATGACTGA
- the gspE gene encoding type II secretion system ATPase GspE, giving the protein MSELETSNEALAQVSDELGIATEVEADELYAGNRERLPFAFAHRHGVLIADDGEDLALFYTARADISALLEAKRYAAKELKLIKIEEAQFEAKLTQTYQSNSSEAQQLMEDIGNEMDLFTLAEELPQTEDLLEGDDDAPIIRLINALLSEAIKEEASDIHIETYEKQLVVRFRVDGVLREVLKPNRKLSSLLVSRIKVMARLDIAEKRVPQDGRISLRIGGRAVDVRVSTMPSSHGERVVLRLLDKNAGNLDLVQLGMTKAIEVQFEQLIRKPHGIILVTGPTGSGKSTTLYAGLTDINHKDINILTVEDPIEYEIEGIGQTQVNTKVDMTFARGLRAILRQDPDVVMIGEIRDLETAHIAVQASLTGHLVLSTLHTNTASGAITRLQDMGVEPFLVSSSLLGVLAQRLVRTLCDDCKEAHEPSKQECQLLGVDKKDRDDVKIYRAVGCKKCGHNGYRGRTGIHELLLVDEKVRELIHSGKGELAIEKYMRGISPSIRHDGMQKVLAGVTTLEEVLRVTREE; this is encoded by the coding sequence ATGAGTGAGCTTGAAACCAGCAATGAAGCCTTGGCTCAGGTTAGCGATGAGCTAGGTATCGCGACTGAGGTTGAAGCGGATGAACTGTACGCTGGCAATCGCGAGCGCTTGCCGTTTGCCTTTGCCCATCGTCATGGCGTATTAATTGCCGATGACGGCGAGGATCTGGCGCTGTTTTACACCGCACGCGCCGATATTAGCGCGCTGCTTGAAGCGAAACGCTACGCAGCGAAAGAGCTGAAGCTGATCAAAATTGAAGAAGCGCAGTTTGAAGCCAAATTAACTCAAACCTATCAAAGCAACTCTTCTGAAGCGCAACAGCTGATGGAAGATATCGGCAATGAGATGGACTTGTTCACCCTTGCTGAAGAGCTACCACAGACAGAAGATCTATTGGAAGGTGACGACGACGCGCCAATCATTCGCTTGATCAACGCCTTGTTGTCGGAAGCGATCAAAGAAGAAGCGTCAGATATCCATATCGAAACCTACGAGAAGCAACTCGTGGTGCGCTTCCGTGTCGATGGTGTACTGCGTGAAGTATTGAAACCAAATCGCAAGCTGTCGTCTTTGTTGGTGTCGCGGATCAAGGTAATGGCACGGCTTGATATCGCCGAAAAACGCGTTCCTCAAGATGGTCGTATTTCGCTGCGTATCGGTGGACGGGCGGTGGATGTGCGGGTATCGACCATGCCATCAAGCCACGGTGAACGGGTAGTATTGCGTCTGCTCGATAAAAACGCCGGTAACCTCGACTTAGTGCAGTTGGGGATGACCAAAGCGATTGAAGTGCAGTTTGAACAGTTGATCCGCAAACCCCACGGCATTATTTTGGTGACCGGTCCGACCGGTTCCGGGAAAAGTACCACGCTTTATGCGGGCCTAACCGATATTAACCACAAGGATATCAATATCCTGACGGTAGAAGATCCTATCGAATATGAAATCGAAGGGATTGGCCAAACTCAAGTGAACACCAAAGTGGACATGACCTTTGCCCGAGGCTTGCGCGCGATTTTGCGTCAAGACCCGGATGTGGTGATGATTGGTGAGATCCGTGACTTAGAAACCGCCCATATCGCGGTGCAAGCCTCGCTGACTGGCCACTTAGTATTGTCTACGCTGCACACCAATACCGCTTCGGGCGCAATTACCCGTCTGCAAGATATGGGGGTTGAACCATTCCTCGTTTCTTCAAGTTTGCTGGGCGTGTTGGCGCAGCGTTTAGTGCGCACCTTGTGCGATGACTGTAAAGAAGCGCATGAACCAAGTAAGCAGGAATGCCAGCTGCTGGGTGTGGACAAGAAAGACCGAGATGATGTGAAGATCTACCGGGCAGTTGGCTGTAAAAAATGCGGTCACAACGGTTATCGCGGTCGTACTGGGATCCACGAACTGCTGTTGGTGGATGAAAAAGTGCGTGAGCTGATCCACAGTGGTAAAGGTGAATTAGCGATCGAGAAATATATGCGTGGCATTTCGCCAAGTATCCGCCACGACGGCATGCAAAAAGTGTTGGCCGGTGTGACGACGCTCGAAGAGGTATTGCGGGTCACCCGCGAGGAGTAA
- the gspJ gene encoding type II secretion system minor pseudopilin GspJ, with amino-acid sequence MSSSRNSGFTLLEMLVAIGIFAMLGLAANAVLQTVIKDDEVTQDFAQQLKNLQQGFGAIERDIGQMVARKPRTAQGGRATTVIQSGKEMLDSESEAIVFFRLGWLNPGGILPRGSLQSVAYVVKEGQLQRWFYPYPEPEQGAEPIKTVLMDKVLSVKYAFNIDGKWQQGGSYDKLPDAVSIEVELQDRGVIMRKFLLPRGAATVTTEEQQGPNTDDTATEKADQPESDGGDEERRSPED; translated from the coding sequence ATGTCTTCAAGCAGGAATAGTGGTTTCACACTGCTGGAGATGTTAGTCGCCATCGGCATCTTCGCCATGTTGGGGCTGGCGGCCAACGCCGTGCTGCAAACTGTGATTAAAGATGATGAAGTGACCCAAGACTTTGCGCAGCAGTTAAAAAATCTGCAGCAGGGCTTTGGGGCAATTGAGCGAGATATTGGTCAGATGGTGGCGCGCAAGCCGCGAACTGCACAGGGTGGCAGGGCAACAACCGTCATCCAATCTGGTAAAGAGATGTTGGATTCAGAGTCAGAAGCGATTGTGTTCTTTCGCCTTGGCTGGCTCAATCCGGGCGGCATATTGCCACGTGGAAGTCTGCAAAGCGTGGCGTACGTGGTGAAAGAAGGCCAACTGCAGCGCTGGTTTTATCCCTATCCCGAGCCAGAGCAAGGTGCCGAGCCAATTAAAACTGTGCTGATGGACAAAGTGTTGTCGGTGAAATATGCCTTCAATATTGACGGTAAATGGCAGCAAGGTGGTTCATACGACAAGTTGCCTGACGCGGTGTCCATTGAAGTTGAGCTGCAAGATCGTGGTGTGATCATGCGTAAGTTCCTGTTGCCAAGAGGCGCGGCGACGGTCACCACCGAAGAGCAGCAAGGGCCAAACACTGATGACACGGCTACTGAAAAAGCGGACCAGCCTGAGAGCGACGGCGGCGATGAAGAACGCCGTAGTCCAGAGGATTAA
- the gspI gene encoding type II secretion system minor pseudopilin GspI, with amino-acid sequence MNSVKGMTLLEVMVAMAIFAVAAVAITKSLGDQMANMPILEERTIAQWVADNQMVDARLTGQFPPLGSNTGEEEMAGKTWYWKREVVKTTDDNFRMIRISVSDSDKFKRVITKVSSYVFKQE; translated from the coding sequence ATGAACTCAGTTAAGGGTATGACTCTGCTCGAAGTCATGGTAGCAATGGCAATTTTTGCCGTGGCTGCGGTGGCCATTACCAAAAGTCTCGGGGATCAGATGGCCAATATGCCGATCCTTGAGGAGCGCACCATTGCCCAATGGGTGGCGGATAACCAAATGGTCGATGCACGCCTTACTGGACAATTTCCACCGCTGGGCAGTAACACCGGCGAAGAAGAGATGGCCGGAAAAACCTGGTATTGGAAGCGTGAGGTGGTCAAAACCACCGATGATAATTTCCGCATGATCCGTATCAGTGTGAGTGATAGCGACAAATTTAAGCGTGTGATTACCAAGGTAAGCAGTTATGTCTTCAAGCAGGAATAG
- the gspH gene encoding type II secretion system minor pseudopilin GspH — protein sequence MKKAQRQQGFTLLEVMLVVLLMGLMAAAVTLSIGSGGQQQVLNREAQRFMATTEALQDEAVLSGGFFGIVVEEQKYHYVMLKEGKWRPIEQDNLLSERQLPAGIVTDLEVEGLPLEQDEQQQSWFGEPFIEADAAERKKFPEPQIMLLPSGEMTGFKLRFIAAGDEGLPLEKLVSGNSLGRMVLGEFDELS from the coding sequence ATGAAAAAGGCTCAGCGGCAGCAAGGCTTTACCCTGCTGGAAGTGATGCTGGTCGTGCTGCTGATGGGATTGATGGCAGCTGCCGTCACGCTTTCTATCGGCAGCGGCGGTCAGCAACAAGTACTGAACCGCGAAGCACAACGTTTTATGGCAACCACCGAAGCACTGCAGGATGAAGCGGTGTTAAGTGGCGGCTTCTTTGGCATTGTGGTGGAAGAGCAAAAGTACCACTACGTGATGCTGAAAGAGGGCAAGTGGCGCCCTATCGAACAGGACAACCTGTTGTCGGAGCGACAACTGCCAGCGGGCATTGTCACCGACTTAGAAGTGGAAGGGTTACCGCTTGAGCAAGATGAACAGCAGCAATCATGGTTTGGTGAACCCTTTATCGAGGCCGATGCTGCCGAGCGCAAGAAGTTTCCTGAGCCGCAAATTATGCTGCTGCCGAGTGGAGAGATGACCGGTTTTAAACTGCGTTTTATCGCCGCAGGCGATGAAGGTTTACCGCTGGAAAAACTGGTGAGCGGTAACAGCCTTGGGCGCATGGTGCTGGGGGAATTTGATGAACTCAGTTAA